A window of Chryseobacterium muglaense contains these coding sequences:
- a CDS encoding T9SS-dependent choice-of-anchor J family protein translates to MKKILLLAVFSFGMNNAQVFSENFNSGSMPIGWTVENPDTTYNWGVGSSVFYNSLPSGAAFFDDDAAGISSLNSSAKLISPIIDLSSVSNPHLSFKYANMIDTEDSTLKVEVFNGTAWVQVFSFAGLAGTWDFDPDTFDEYLESYDQAQNINLTSYANANFKVRFVYDDAGDYSYGVVVDDIIITSGVLGTSDMSSISDEIKVYPNPVKDYLFVKSNLKISKISLIDMSGKQMKTFNGKSDKYDLSDLQNGVYLILIDNGKEVIKKKIIKK, encoded by the coding sequence ATGAAAAAAATTTTACTCTTAGCAGTTTTTTCTTTCGGCATGAACAATGCACAAGTATTTTCTGAAAATTTTAATTCTGGCTCTATGCCAATAGGTTGGACAGTTGAAAATCCTGATACTACTTACAATTGGGGAGTGGGTTCATCAGTTTTTTATAACTCATTACCAAGTGGTGCGGCATTTTTTGATGATGATGCTGCGGGTATTAGTTCATTAAATAGTAGTGCTAAGTTAATCTCACCAATCATAGATCTTTCTTCTGTTTCTAATCCACATCTATCTTTTAAGTATGCAAACATGATTGATACTGAGGATTCAACTCTTAAAGTGGAAGTTTTCAATGGTACTGCATGGGTACAAGTATTTAGTTTTGCAGGTTTAGCTGGAACTTGGGACTTCGATCCGGATACTTTTGATGAATATCTTGAAAGCTATGATCAAGCTCAAAATATTAATCTTACGTCTTATGCAAATGCAAATTTTAAGGTGAGATTTGTATATGATGATGCGGGAGATTATTCTTATGGGGTAGTAGTTGATGATATTATTATTACTTCAGGTGTATTAGGCACATCTGATATGTCATCGATTTCGGATGAGATTAAGGTATATCCTAATCCTGTAAAAGATTATCTTTTCGTTAAATCTAACCTAAAAATATCTAAAATAAGTTTGATAGATATGTCAGGGAAGCAAATGAAGACTTTCAATGGAAAATCTGATAAGTATGATCTTTCAGATTTACAAAATGGAGTTTATCTAATTTTAATTGATAACGGAAAAGAAGTTATTAAAAAGAAAATTATTAAGAAATAA
- a CDS encoding site-specific integrase: protein MTDFAKHLENFFIKYLIGECNSSKHTIRAYRDAFTLLLIFMKDEKNINADNLQLKHLNRNVILDFLQWLEYKHKNEISTRNQRYAAIRSFCKYLQYEEPMRISEWQNIRSIKLKKNISGSFSYLSIDAIKLLLDQVPLNSSGSRRDLALLALLYDSGARVQEIADLTPDSIRFDNPNTIRLVGKGNKQRIVPLQKEQTDLLKNYIQDFGLNKFGKEKSPLFSNRIGEKLTTAGITYVLKKYAVAARLQNADLIPSKISPHIIRHSKAMHLLQGGVNLVYIRDFLGHKSIQTTEIYARADSKQKREALESVYVNVLPESNTERSWEKNPKLKDFLKSLS, encoded by the coding sequence ATGACAGATTTTGCTAAACATTTGGAAAATTTCTTCATAAAATATCTAATCGGAGAATGTAATTCGTCAAAACATACTATTAGAGCTTATAGAGATGCTTTCACTCTTCTATTAATATTCATGAAAGACGAAAAAAATATTAATGCTGACAATCTACAATTAAAACATTTGAATAGAAATGTTATTTTAGATTTTTTACAATGGCTTGAGTACAAACATAAAAATGAGATTTCAACTAGAAATCAAAGATATGCCGCTATCAGATCTTTTTGTAAGTATCTGCAATATGAGGAGCCAATGAGAATTTCAGAATGGCAGAACATCCGCTCTATCAAACTAAAGAAAAATATAAGCGGAAGTTTCTCTTATCTATCAATAGATGCAATAAAATTACTTTTAGATCAAGTTCCACTAAATTCATCAGGTTCTAGAAGGGATTTGGCTCTTTTGGCATTGTTATATGACAGTGGCGCTCGTGTCCAAGAAATTGCTGACTTGACACCAGATTCTATAAGGTTTGATAATCCAAACACTATAAGATTAGTGGGGAAAGGAAATAAACAACGAATTGTTCCATTGCAGAAAGAACAAACAGATCTTTTAAAAAATTATATACAAGACTTTGGATTGAACAAATTTGGAAAAGAAAAAAGTCCTTTATTCTCTAATCGAATAGGTGAAAAACTTACAACTGCGGGAATAACATATGTTTTAAAAAAATATGCAGTGGCAGCTAGGCTACAAAATGCAGATTTAATACCATCAAAAATTAGCCCTCATATTATCAGACACTCAAAAGCAATGCATTTACTACAAGGTGGTGTTAATCTAGTTTATATTAGAGATTTCTTAGGTCATAAAAGTATACAGACCACAGAAATATATGCTCGTGCTGATTCAAAGCAAAAAAGAGAAGCGTTAGAATCCGTGTATGTAAATGTTCTTCCTGAAAGTAATACAGAAAGATCTTGGGAAAAAAATCCCAAATTGAAAGATTTTCTCAAAAGTCTGAGCTAA
- a CDS encoding LexA family protein — MKSPIQLLKLTDDESFIIPVLPAKVKAGGYGSFESPALDFPEDTIDLLKLLIKDKETVFFAFVTGDSLNGIGVFDGDILIIQKGMLPKENDVIIVFLDGEFFVKKYRPSFKENSSNLESITLKSENPDYSDLYISSDSDFTYWGKSTWNLHRL; from the coding sequence GTGAAAAGTCCTATTCAATTATTAAAATTAACAGATGATGAAAGTTTCATTATCCCTGTACTCCCTGCAAAAGTAAAAGCAGGTGGTTACGGTAGTTTTGAAAGTCCGGCACTTGACTTTCCCGAAGATACAATAGACCTACTGAAACTTTTAATAAAAGATAAAGAAACCGTTTTTTTTGCTTTTGTAACAGGTGATTCATTAAACGGCATAGGTGTTTTTGACGGTGATATTTTAATCATTCAAAAAGGAATGTTACCCAAAGAAAACGATGTAATCATTGTTTTCTTAGATGGAGAATTTTTTGTAAAAAAATACAGACCAAGTTTTAAAGAAAATTCGTCCAATCTTGAAAGTATTACACTTAAATCTGAAAATCCTGATTATTCTGATTTATATATTTCTTCGGATTCAGATTTTACTTATTGGGGTAAATCTACATGGAACCTACATAGATTATAA
- a CDS encoding tetratricopeptide repeat protein, with translation MKYEDDKFYLEKFYEKFYENAEDDNPLKISLSISDFEKRPFNFYLFNYGNSTWKDQITVNNNNVVYLNNIAFYYLQKNENITAEILLEKILQNFPERVVAWLNLADLQWKLDEREKAKISYKKYLLLMKSQNKDLQKIPLRAYERIK, from the coding sequence TTGAAATATGAGGATGATAAATTCTATTTAGAAAAATTTTATGAAAAATTTTATGAAAATGCAGAAGATGACAATCCTTTAAAAATAAGCTTATCAATTAGTGATTTTGAAAAAAGACCATTTAATTTCTATTTATTTAATTACGGGAATAGTACCTGGAAAGATCAAATTACAGTAAATAATAATAACGTAGTATATCTTAATAATATAGCTTTTTATTATTTACAGAAAAATGAAAATATTACAGCAGAAATATTATTAGAAAAAATACTTCAAAATTTTCCAGAACGTGTGGTTGCTTGGCTTAATTTGGCAGATTTACAATGGAAATTAGATGAGAGAGAAAAAGCTAAAATTTCTTATAAAAAATATCTTTTACTGATGAAGTCTCAGAACAAAGATTTACAAAAAATACCTCTAAGAGCTTACGAAAGAATTAAATAG
- a CDS encoding helix-turn-helix domain-containing protein, with protein sequence MESKNKKINLPYYKKIFSDILDMKYPEKRYLCQQLLNKETLTHLDVINLNTSIFGKNITSEDEIFDHQHRFYSESDIIKVLTYQHKNNLSNSELGRHYKISRNTIAKWKKLITIDENSTN encoded by the coding sequence ATGGAATCCAAAAATAAGAAGATTAACCTACCTTATTACAAAAAAATATTCAGTGACATTTTAGATATGAAATATCCTGAAAAAAGATATCTATGTCAACAATTACTCAATAAAGAAACTTTAACACATCTGGATGTAATTAATCTTAACACCTCTATTTTTGGTAAAAATATTACTTCTGAAGATGAAATATTTGATCATCAGCATCGGTTTTATAGTGAATCTGACATTATAAAAGTTTTAACATACCAGCACAAAAATAATCTCTCTAATTCAGAACTTGGTAGACACTACAAAATAAGCCGAAATACCATTGCAAAATGGAAAAAGCTTATTACAATCGATGAAAATAGCACCAATTAA
- a CDS encoding transposase: MKINYKDLHIGSIIKRRVEDLGMQTSDIYIKLNCSQARIEEIFQQKSVEVQLLLIFSKLLDFDFFRIYSQHLILYSQHHKDPVKTRINSPEFTRNLYTKEIIDFVLELLNKGIKSRLEIQQDYNIPRSTLQKWISKYN, translated from the coding sequence ATGAAAATTAATTATAAAGATTTACATATCGGTAGCATCATAAAACGTAGAGTAGAAGATTTAGGTATGCAAACAAGTGATATTTATATAAAGCTAAATTGTTCTCAAGCTCGCATCGAAGAGATATTCCAGCAAAAATCAGTAGAGGTTCAATTACTACTTATTTTCTCTAAGCTTCTCGATTTTGACTTTTTTAGAATATACTCACAACACCTTATACTTTATTCACAGCATCATAAAGACCCAGTAAAAACAAGAATCAATAGTCCAGAATTTACAAGAAACTTATATACAAAGGAAATAATCGACTTTGTTTTAGAATTGTTAAATAAAGGCATCAAGTCAAGATTAGAAATACAGCAAGATTATAATATTCCTAGATCAACACTCCAAAAATGGATCAGTAAATACAATTAA
- a CDS encoding Y-family DNA polymerase translates to MFGLIDGNNFYASCERLFRPDLRDKPVIVLSNNDGCAIARSQEAKDLGIKMGAPAFLIEDIIKKHNVAVFSANFILYGDISNRIVNISRRYCQDIEVYSVDYQNLKIITSPKHKTLIIKHLNHQLYI, encoded by the coding sequence ATGTTCGGATTAATCGACGGCAATAATTTTTATGCTTCGTGCGAGAGGCTATTTCGTCCCGACCTTCGGGATAAGCCTGTTATTGTTCTTTCCAATAATGATGGTTGCGCAATTGCTCGAAGTCAAGAAGCGAAAGATTTAGGTATAAAAATGGGAGCTCCTGCATTTTTAATTGAAGATATTATCAAAAAACATAATGTAGCAGTGTTTTCAGCTAACTTTATTTTGTACGGTGATATTTCTAATAGAATTGTGAATATAAGCCGTAGATATTGCCAAGATATTGAGGTATATTCCGTGGATTATCAAAACTTAAAAATAATCACAAGCCCAAAACATAAAACACTAATTATCAAACACTTAAATCACCAACTTTATATTTAG
- a CDS encoding toll/interleukin-1 receptor domain-containing protein: MLEKEQIPPVVFISYSHDTEEHKDWVLQIATRLRSNGIDVILDRWNLKLGSDLASFMERGLSKSTRIICICSENYVNKANDGKGGAGYEKRIISSEYINDQNTNWVIPIIRNNSSGKKVPTFLSGSIYINFEDPLQYEKNYEELLRDILDEPVIPIPPIGKNPFQTVKEFSQQRFIPAYEKYVSPATFGAVTFDYSNNNGKYTIGQGELMFEINFSKASNTSIHLYNDPPSIRTISRINDCLEIAEIIDARNYDTSSRARTIQLNQLALLQNKNGFFAAIKILSIKDDTRSDENDEVQFEYYIQTNGSPNFTQIR; this comes from the coding sequence ATGTTAGAAAAAGAACAAATACCTCCAGTTGTTTTCATATCATATTCACACGATACTGAAGAACATAAAGATTGGGTATTACAAATTGCCACTAGACTACGTTCAAATGGAATAGATGTAATTTTAGATAGATGGAATCTTAAATTGGGAAGCGACTTGGCTTCATTTATGGAAAGAGGATTATCTAAATCAACAAGAATTATCTGCATTTGTTCAGAGAATTATGTTAATAAGGCTAATGATGGAAAAGGTGGTGCAGGATACGAAAAACGAATAATTAGTTCAGAGTATATAAATGATCAAAATACTAATTGGGTAATACCAATTATAAGAAATAATTCTTCTGGAAAAAAAGTTCCAACTTTTCTTTCAGGTAGTATTTATATCAATTTTGAAGATCCCTTACAATACGAAAAAAATTATGAAGAACTACTTAGAGATATACTTGATGAGCCAGTAATTCCTATTCCACCAATAGGTAAAAATCCATTTCAAACCGTAAAAGAGTTTTCACAACAAAGATTTATTCCAGCTTATGAAAAATATGTTTCACCAGCTACATTTGGAGCGGTAACATTTGACTATTCAAATAATAATGGGAAATATACTATTGGACAAGGCGAATTAATGTTTGAAATTAATTTTTCAAAAGCAAGTAACACATCTATTCATCTTTATAACGATCCTCCTAGTATAAGAACTATATCTAGAATTAATGATTGTCTTGAAATTGCAGAGATAATAGATGCTAGAAATTATGATACTTCTTCAAGAGCTAGAACAATACAATTAAATCAATTAGCATTGCTACAAAACAAAAACGGTTTCTTCGCCGCTATAAAAATTTTATCAATTAAAGATGATACGAGAAGTGACGAGAATGATGAAGTACAATTTGAATATTATATCCAAACTAATGGTTCTCCTAATTTTACGCAAATAAGATAA
- a CDS encoding PIN domain-containing protein produces MRNFTDEDYQDLKKQIENFKTQYPNRITQPNIIFCVAGDQETQNFANQVVEKFKNDGEQIQFASMFSIGMIPKQNFSVSDSPEGSILIEVHPKF; encoded by the coding sequence ATGAGAAATTTTACAGATGAAGACTATCAAGATTTAAAAAAGCAAATTGAGAACTTCAAAACACAGTACCCTAATAGAATTACACAACCTAACATCATTTTTTGCGTGGCAGGAGACCAAGAAACACAAAATTTTGCTAATCAAGTTGTAGAAAAATTTAAAAATGATGGGGAACAAATTCAGTTTGCATCAATGTTTTCTATTGGAATGATACCAAAACAAAATTTTTCTGTTTCAGATAGTCCTGAAGGTTCTATACTAATTGAAGTTCATCCTAAATTTTAA
- a CDS encoding tyrosine-type recombinase/integrase, with protein MDKMSEYFTYRSIFSSHIIGFLFEKERKGLLRGLMLKCFMLEFDRFFIEYNIINLNITKELILQWKATRINDNPRNLYHKYVAWVHFCRYLCSIGIECYIPHTPKGGRQNDYIPYVYTHEEILLIFSSADQLRIGKHRNDTPMFVLPAFLRLLYSTGIRIGEALSITNHNVNFDKKIIEIIDTKNDKNKIVAINDSLYEVLFQYQKFKETIPVKGICDANKNFFVTQRGKPCLPNNIHAWFRRLLEYNDIPKQAYFNRPRIHDIRHTAAVHALEKLVRNGEDIYCALPMISVFLGHKNIKSTEAYVKLTNEMFPDLIKKGSITSFVFPDMKYNKNN; from the coding sequence ATGGATAAGATGAGCGAGTATTTTACTTATAGAAGCATATTTTCCTCACATATTATAGGGTTTTTATTTGAAAAGGAACGTAAAGGTCTACTACGTGGTTTGATGTTAAAATGTTTTATGCTTGAATTTGATAGATTTTTTATTGAATATAATATAATAAATCTAAATATAACAAAAGAGCTTATTTTACAATGGAAAGCGACACGTATTAATGATAATCCTCGCAATTTATACCATAAGTATGTTGCGTGGGTGCATTTTTGTAGATATCTGTGTAGTATTGGTATCGAGTGTTATATCCCACATACTCCAAAAGGAGGTAGACAAAATGATTATATTCCATATGTCTATACACATGAGGAAATATTGTTAATATTTTCTAGTGCTGATCAGTTGAGAATCGGAAAGCATCGTAATGACACTCCAATGTTTGTTTTGCCAGCATTTCTACGCCTTCTTTATAGTACTGGGATAAGGATTGGGGAAGCGTTAAGTATCACTAATCATAATGTTAATTTTGATAAAAAAATTATTGAAATTATTGATACTAAGAATGATAAAAATAAAATAGTTGCAATAAATGATTCTCTTTACGAAGTTCTTTTTCAATATCAAAAATTTAAAGAAACTATACCGGTAAAAGGAATATGTGATGCGAACAAAAATTTTTTTGTCACACAGAGGGGTAAACCTTGTTTGCCAAATAATATTCATGCATGGTTTAGAAGATTATTAGAATATAATGATATTCCTAAACAGGCGTATTTTAATAGACCCCGAATACATGATATTAGACATACAGCAGCAGTACACGCTTTAGAAAAACTTGTAAGAAATGGGGAAGATATTTATTGTGCTTTGCCTATGATTTCTGTCTTTTTAGGACATAAAAATATAAAATCAACTGAAGCATATGTTAAATTAACAAATGAAATGTTTCCAGATTTAATTAAGAAAGGAAGCATAACATCTTTTGTTTTTCCAGATATGAAATATAATAAAAACAATTAA
- a CDS encoding DUF3667 domain-containing protein, with the protein MVYYIKGIWYSIKQLYLQPGHAIRDYIEGKRINHFKPLSLVIVLATVYALIYHLGNINLLSSDNESSLEITENIFHHYYWFVVATTPLNALATFLFFKKTGYNYSEMFILESFKTSQRLLLHILSLGILFVFNSPTSIKTINYSLIVIDLLLIIWSNIQFFKTFPTVEVIIKSLLSFTLYTLVFFVILVGYDLLIGL; encoded by the coding sequence ATGGTTTATTACATTAAGGGAATTTGGTATTCTATAAAACAGTTATATCTTCAACCTGGTCATGCTATTAGAGATTACATTGAGGGGAAGCGCATCAATCATTTCAAACCACTGTCATTGGTTATTGTTTTAGCTACGGTATATGCATTGATTTATCATCTCGGTAATATTAATCTGCTGAGTTCTGACAATGAATCCTCATTAGAAATAACGGAAAATATATTTCACCATTATTACTGGTTTGTTGTTGCAACAACACCCCTTAATGCCCTCGCAACTTTCTTATTTTTTAAAAAGACAGGATACAACTATAGTGAAATGTTTATTTTGGAATCTTTTAAAACATCCCAGAGATTGCTTTTACATATATTATCACTAGGGATTTTATTCGTTTTTAACAGTCCAACTTCTATTAAAACAATAAATTATTCTTTAATTGTAATAGATTTGCTGTTGATTATCTGGAGCAACATTCAGTTTTTTAAAACCTTTCCAACGGTAGAGGTGATTATTAAAAGTCTTCTTTCATTTACACTCTACACGTTGGTGTTTTTTGTAATATTAGTAGGCTATGATCTTTTGATAGGCCTCTGA
- a CDS encoding tetratricopeptide repeat protein: MSGKIFIEQFRRLLNESREKNEFEFVNVLLGYKGMGGMMSLTHFYESQSLFQDMSALLTEDHENKNNVRIGLFLYSHFFEMDELYRVLGNLLNIMNGGHFKPFMFEDLEADELTPTEKIKELKEMSAGCGFSDLTDCIDELYSNKLRNSFFHSNYSIDGGEYLNTSRRHTIKIRGKERYSLNIETELYPLIMETIESAKFFFSEIQENKKSYTSNRAIEGNLSLPEPVMILGDAENGLIGWQSSSGSAMKITYQYGSPFLAAYNIRITPKMSGNELKLSEIVDKNKYAKNDSDLLKLEEEIMAENNSERIKQLAIPYYNAANNTKERAEKSENIYEKKALIKSAIEKYKKSLEFDPGLVRAMNNLAISEKELGDLDGQKTSYGDLAEKIAGLSNLADDFPEALLNAGHFSQIEAQETINGTDRKALYLKAIGFYERFLKEAVEKDDIIQRLGRCYWGASLVDNDTVLAHKALGYFEELIEIAPENIQHLLSVAAFLTDYAIIEKDECNEKEKRALAILEKADKLSPENGTILYRTGTTKSTVAEKEIDREAKELYLIESLDSFEKALPFDPSNTDILNNIGFAHVKLGWFYDDEKSESHFHKGIAYMNDLIKYHPELSNSYYNKASALVGLYEITESQNFLREAKEVTDYAQKKHPGSVDDIIKAIEKFWKEN, translated from the coding sequence ATGTCAGGAAAAATATTTATTGAACAGTTTAGAAGATTACTGAACGAATCTAGAGAAAAGAATGAATTTGAATTTGTAAACGTCCTTCTGGGCTACAAAGGCATGGGGGGAATGATGTCATTAACCCATTTTTACGAGAGCCAAAGCCTCTTTCAGGATATGTCCGCGCTGCTAACGGAAGATCATGAGAATAAAAACAATGTCAGGATCGGTCTTTTCCTTTATAGCCATTTCTTCGAAATGGATGAATTATATAGGGTTTTAGGTAATTTATTGAATATAATGAACGGTGGTCATTTCAAACCTTTCATGTTTGAAGATCTGGAGGCAGATGAACTAACCCCAACCGAAAAGATTAAGGAGCTTAAAGAAATGTCTGCTGGTTGCGGATTTTCGGATCTTACAGATTGTATAGATGAGCTATATAGCAATAAGCTCAGAAATTCATTTTTTCATTCCAACTATTCTATTGACGGAGGAGAATATTTAAATACTTCAAGGAGGCACACCATCAAAATAAGAGGTAAGGAAAGGTATTCCCTTAATATTGAAACAGAACTGTATCCTCTCATTATGGAAACAATAGAAAGTGCCAAGTTCTTTTTTTCCGAGATTCAAGAAAATAAAAAAAGCTATACTTCTAATAGGGCAATAGAGGGAAACTTATCCCTGCCAGAACCTGTGATGATTCTTGGTGATGCAGAAAATGGATTGATTGGATGGCAGAGTTCTTCAGGATCAGCAATGAAAATCACATATCAATATGGCAGCCCCTTTTTAGCTGCATACAATATTCGCATTACGCCCAAAATGAGTGGCAATGAGCTAAAATTAAGTGAGATTGTTGATAAAAATAAATATGCAAAAAATGATTCTGATCTGTTAAAACTGGAAGAGGAGATAATGGCAGAAAATAATTCGGAACGTATTAAACAATTGGCCATTCCATATTATAACGCAGCTAATAACACAAAGGAGAGAGCAGAAAAGTCGGAAAATATTTATGAAAAAAAAGCACTGATTAAAAGTGCTATTGAAAAATACAAAAAATCGTTAGAGTTTGATCCTGGACTTGTACGAGCGATGAATAATCTGGCTATTTCGGAAAAAGAGTTGGGAGATTTGGATGGGCAGAAGACATCCTACGGAGATCTGGCAGAAAAAATCGCAGGCCTATCAAATCTTGCTGATGACTTTCCCGAAGCACTATTAAATGCCGGACATTTTTCACAGATTGAGGCACAGGAAACAATAAATGGAACAGATAGGAAAGCGTTGTATTTAAAAGCTATTGGGTTTTACGAAAGATTTTTAAAAGAGGCAGTAGAGAAGGATGATATAATTCAACGGCTTGGAAGATGTTATTGGGGTGCATCATTGGTAGATAATGACACTGTCCTAGCTCACAAGGCGCTAGGCTATTTTGAAGAACTAATTGAAATAGCCCCCGAGAATATACAACACTTGCTTTCAGTTGCTGCATTCCTGACTGACTACGCGATAATTGAAAAGGACGAATGCAATGAAAAGGAAAAAAGAGCGTTAGCTATATTGGAGAAAGCCGATAAATTATCTCCGGAAAACGGAACAATCCTATATAGAACTGGAACTACAAAATCAACGGTAGCCGAAAAGGAAATAGACAGGGAAGCCAAGGAGTTATATTTAATTGAGTCTTTGGATAGCTTTGAAAAGGCTCTGCCTTTTGATCCCAGCAATACAGATATTCTGAACAACATTGGGTTTGCCCATGTAAAACTTGGATGGTTCTACGACGATGAAAAAAGTGAAAGCCATTTTCATAAAGGTATCGCTTACATGAATGACCTTATCAAATACCATCCTGAATTATCTAACTCCTACTATAACAAGGCATCTGCATTAGTCGGTCTGTATGAAATCACTGAATCACAAAATTTCTTGAGAGAAGCCAAAGAAGTGACAGACTATGCGCAAAAGAAGCATCCTGGAAGTGTCGATGATATAATTAAGGCGATAGAAAAGTTTTGGAAAGAAAATTAA
- a CDS encoding PKD domain-containing protein: MISSCGREEEAVVDCFAEGIKASLHYKASSTDPKQITLNVEYWGDKEVTSVKWSFGDGTTASTSSISTTHNYGSAGNYSATAEVSLNNGKCDLTTKKTVEVQ, from the coding sequence TTGATCTCATCATGCGGTAGAGAAGAAGAGGCAGTAGTTGACTGTTTTGCGGAAGGAATCAAAGCTTCCCTACATTATAAAGCATCTTCAACAGATCCTAAACAAATTACCTTGAATGTTGAATATTGGGGTGACAAAGAAGTAACATCTGTTAAATGGAGCTTTGGCGACGGAACCACCGCCTCTACGTCTAGTATTTCTACAACTCATAATTATGGGTCAGCCGGCAACTATTCTGCAACCGCTGAAGTAAGTCTTAATAATGGGAAGTGTGATTTAACTACCAAAAAGACTGTAGAAGTGCAATAA
- a CDS encoding site-specific integrase, with protein sequence MEQNLTKLHSKLEKYMKENIISSDLQKKFLFQFLKLQKFMQDSSIEFYSENVGMKYLKFRELPGNSRMTENCAFRFDSRYVDLLNGMLQEKWIIKKGKKDYNEILPTQIGPPLFDFLNRYADERRLSNKTRRNYYIALEKFCNRVEEKSLFSLSQISSETILAFISSLETGKDHAAIILRALLQDLYNQKLITYHMSHILDGVKVRGTVKLSSHYSLEEVRCIESSVDRKYATGKRDYAMILLATRLGLRSSDIRFLQFSNIDWDKNLIVLIQFKTKNKIELPLLTDVGEAIIDYIKNGRAKSDSKYIFLRSKSPYLPMTEGGLHVLISKYFQKANIDDSKRKLGPHSLRHSLATNLLNNGTALPIIADTLGHQSSETTMLYLHISVPTLLKCTLDVPSVSIDFYSQKGKGLSWIR encoded by the coding sequence ATGGAACAAAATCTAACTAAGCTTCATTCTAAACTTGAAAAATATATGAAAGAAAATATTATTTCAAGTGACCTTCAGAAAAAATTTTTATTTCAATTTTTAAAACTTCAAAAATTCATGCAAGATTCTTCAATTGAATTTTACAGTGAAAATGTTGGAATGAAATACTTAAAATTTAGAGAATTGCCAGGGAATAGTCGGATGACAGAAAATTGTGCTTTTAGGTTTGATAGTAGATACGTAGATCTGCTAAATGGTATGTTGCAAGAAAAATGGATTATTAAAAAGGGTAAAAAGGATTACAATGAGATTCTACCTACACAAATAGGCCCTCCTCTTTTTGATTTTTTAAATAGATATGCAGATGAGAGAAGATTAAGTAATAAAACACGTCGGAACTATTATATAGCTTTAGAAAAATTCTGTAACAGAGTGGAAGAGAAAAGTTTATTTTCTCTTTCTCAAATTTCATCAGAAACCATATTAGCGTTCATTAGTTCTTTGGAAACAGGAAAAGATCATGCAGCAATCATTTTAAGAGCTCTACTACAAGATTTGTACAATCAGAAACTTATCACTTATCATATGAGCCATATTCTTGATGGAGTTAAGGTAAGAGGAACAGTAAAATTATCATCGCATTACTCTTTAGAAGAAGTTCGATGCATAGAGTCTTCTGTTGACCGAAAATATGCTACAGGTAAAAGAGATTATGCAATGATATTATTAGCTACTAGATTAGGACTAAGATCATCTGATATAAGATTTTTGCAATTTTCAAATATAGATTGGGATAAAAATTTAATAGTCTTGATACAATTTAAAACAAAAAATAAAATAGAACTTCCGTTATTAACAGATGTAGGCGAAGCTATAATTGATTACATTAAAAACGGTAGGGCGAAATCAGATTCCAAATATATATTTCTACGATCAAAATCTCCATATCTACCAATGACAGAGGGAGGACTTCATGTTTTAATTAGTAAATATTTCCAAAAAGCGAATATAGATGATAGCAAAAGGAAGTTAGGTCCACATTCTTTACGACATAGTCTTGCTACTAATCTTTTAAATAATGGGACAGCATTACCAATAATTGCAGATACTTTGGGGCATCAAAGCTCAGAAACAACTATGCTTTATTTGCATATAAGTGTACCAACTTTGTTGAAATGTACATTAGATGTTCCTAGCGTAAGTATTGATTTTTATTCACAAAAAGGAAAAGGTTTATCATGGATAAGATGA